ATTTGCCTCTTAAATACGCGTGTCCTTAGAGTGTTATACTCACAGCGTTcttcttttcctttgtgtgtgtttacgttACTACACACTCTATGGTTCAGTGAGAAAAACCAAGACTAAATACTTTTgaggaaatacatttaaattttgaattttaaacaatgcACATAAAATGCGTGTATAACTTCATAGACTGGTGTCAAGAgagattagttatatttttaatttatgaatctaTTTAATTCACTGTACTGTTTCAAAGGCTGTGATGATAAATAAAACGTATGTGGTGTAAAGGATGGAGCCCATAGAAGTAATTACCTATTGCTAAATATACGGTAAAATAAGTGAGTTATAGTACTTCTGATGTCCTACAGGCAATAATTCAAATTcttgagttgctacaatctaaactcaaagcttaattatcaatatcaatattcaGACAACATCTACAGCCATACAACACTAAATATAAGTGAgtaatattcaatgaaaaatgtgatgttttgacttatccattttcAGAAATTTCCCATCAAAGGGACAGAGGTTCCGCCGTGGTGTCGGGGTCACAGTTCGGAACAAGACCCAAACATTTATGCTGCTAACATTGTCCGTATTAACTTGAAGTAAAACTAATCACGATTCCACTCTACTGAACAATTTTTCGAaagtattaggttttaaaattgtgttttcatggtaactagGAATAATTGCTGTTAATTAAGAAATGGACTAACCTTAAAGCTTAAGTTATAGTTGTATAAATTCTAAGAAAGAGAGATAGTGTAGATCTTAGCACTAGGCTATTAAATGTTCAATGTGTACTTACGTAATGCTATggaatgtaatgaaaataatatcaGTTCCTTATGTTTTGGCcttcaaaaatatacatgtttttgttttggAAACGTTTTCCTCAAAATCCGTGTTAATGCGctgtttttcctataaatattttgaaggataaagCAGGATTGCATTAAGAAACATTCagaatatatgtttttgattgtttaatcCATCTGTATACATTGGTTATAAATAAGGTACATTGAATAAAGATAGTTTGAAATTAAAGGCGAATTataatatgcattaaaaaaaagatttattttgcataaggtaaataagaaaatataattagatttatcttCTCCGAGGaatcattttcatttcaaattcttGTCGTCTGTaggttttttgtaaaatgtatcattaaacaACGActgcaatttagttatttatttaaaaagtaatcttaCAAGCTTCTCTTCTATTAACTTTGGTgtagtgtatttataatttaatttttaattttgaaataacgtCGTCGTTATCTTCATAAAATCgagttcaaaatgtataaaaatatgtttaaccgtatcatataaataaaatacttaaatatgtaaattgtgAACATTGTCATGAATTGTTACAACTTTCgtctaatttgaaataaaaattaatctatcTAACAAGGATAGCCATATTTTATGTCTCTATAGAAATACTCAGACAATTTTATTGAAACGGataaaatgagattttaagtTCACTATTTAGTTGTCATTTATTAATGGGGAAATTATATAAGGTCAATTAATTATAGACACATCTCTCTCCaaagctattttttatattttgttacagcGTTAGTTTTTAATCTCGTGTGTAGAGACGTCCTCTGAGTATTCatatttgttgttagttttaatatatatatatatatatatatatatatatatattgtacatacaaCCTTCGAGGAATAAATAATGTGATTATTCCACTGACTGTCACCAGCTATTTTGTAAACAGCTGGAACAATATTGTTTCGTTTAGTTTGTTTAGGCTATTATTCATGTACGTCCTTTTCTTTgttgttatatgtaaatttttttctataatttgtgttattgtgtgtttgtctaattttaaaacaatttaaatccaaaaatataattgtgaGTTTCTGATTTTTGTGAGTATTCTATACCAATAATAACTGGTAAGATGATTGAAGGATAACGTATTGTTCAGTAAGATAACATTCAGAGGTAATTAGTTTGTAactttcataaatgtataaagtcttaaaaacacttatttttaaatatatatttaatatatatttttcatataatgacatattttaaaaaaggttattttaaacgTAGGCCAACCTCCTAGTTAGATAAATGTAAAGTCTTTCCAAttgatttcaatgaaatttccaaacagttttgatattttcctttttaaaaacaatatacaagtgctcctgtacataaaataatgttttgttgaataggttttgaataacaactaaatactaagtaaataaaattataaaattatttgaaaatataaaaccgacactaaaattatatataactatattttcaaatataaatgattaCTAAAAATCGtgttatttgtattacaatacaTTTCAGCATTCGATATATATACTTTTGTCAGACTATATACATAATGAGGCGCTTACGGATCTTCAGAGTAGCTTAAGTTCCAACATAACTCTACAGTCACGTGTAATTAACTTTTGGGAGCCACGTCTCCTGGTTGATCTTGTTTTGGAAACCTTCACTTAATGAATTTTGATCAACTTAATTGTAGTCAAAAATTTTGTCAAAGTTTGAattgaagtatgttttattagtttgattACTTACTCAAACTATGGGCGGTTACCTTGAATCTTGCAACTTGCTCATGTACTAggagtatatattttgtttatgttgtgataaaacatttaaaatgttaagcatTATTACTTTCAGAGTTAATACTATccaaaatttgtgtataaatacatAAAGCAATAATTTAACTGTTCTAATAACCTAAAAAcccttaaatattttgagattccCTATCCGTTTCTATATctgtgattattattaatttacgaaatgaaaaaacatttaacgaagtttaaaaattttttaattttcaactcaAAAGAATAAATGCCAAAGAATATCTCACTTAAAATAGTATTGATGGGATTAATAATGTTCAATCATGACATGTAATGAAAGTATAGGTGAGAGATTAAGATCTGCCAAGTGACAAATAAGTTAAGTCTAACTTTGCGATTTCTTTCACCTTTTCTCAAACTAACATTCAGTTCATCACAAACCGAGTAACTTATTCTCAAGTAGTAAATATACTGAGCCACTGCTAGTGTATTAAAAGCGAAGTTACTATTGGAGAGCAAGCCAAATATAAATTACTGGGGACCAATCCAATCGCAGATAACTTAGGCTTAAGTAACCCTATGCGGACATTGCCGTTCATTATTGTCTTTCTGACAGTTTCTGACAAACTGGTGTACTACCACAAGTCTGAAGTTGATGACTTTTGTTATGATTAAACGTTCAGTTTATCTTAGATAATTTCCATAGACTCTCTTAGATACTTGAATCTACAAGAACTTGATACGATATATCGATAAActatgtttaagtaatttaattagaacattattttttattcttaattttatttattaattggtctatatgtaattatatcaaagcgtattttaattttgtattaaagaaCATCAaagtctgtctctctgtcttttCCTCAAATAAATCGTAATTTGAATGATTTAGTCTAAAGTGGTGAAATTTGATTTGGCAAGATTATATCTctttacttttcttatttttaaggtCAAGAATTTTCTCAATTCGCTAAGTGTTTTATGAGCGTTTAATAGTACATAACACTTttcaaatatgaaattaataatttcctcTCATATATAGTCACTTTATTTGTAACTTAGATTGGTACGAATATGCCTAACTCAATATACcgaaaatgtattaaagaaatgtaaaccgtaaatttgaattaatcaaatttattatttacaatgagcACAAGACCTCTAGGCTAAGATTAagtagtattgaataaaaattttaaatacatactatcttaaaagtgaaatattatgaaaacacaaGATCcttacagttataattaaatcaattcttttaaaaacaaaatccttagtatatttaatgttttctctTCTGCAAATAATTCAGAAAGTAACTcaatctaattttaaactaatattcatttatatttgagaccaaaataattcaaacctatactcatattttttttaaataaataaataaatatatatctttattctcctcatgaagtcatactttacaaaacatacttagcatttttaaatctcaaaacaattgAATAGTACAATTATACATATTCTAAGACCCAGGCTGACCTCAAAGGAAAATAATAGGGCCCCTAAGGCTACTAATTAGCCCATCTAGGGGttccatcataataattataactattgaaaattaatGAGTTCAGGAGCATtagcttataatttattaacaactctactgtgatataacaaacaaaaactaaaaaaagatgtGCTTCTATGCCAAACCATATGGACTAATCTATCAACTGAACTAATTAAATagcctaaaaacaaaacaaagcattataccttttttatttactaaaaatataactaattataataatcaagtacaacatacaaaaaaacaaaatactttctcttcttaacaaaatgcctaaatcaatcatattttacacacacacacacacacactcgcacACATACACTTAATCAGATACATACCTATAAAACATACCGCATACATACATAGGTACACATGAAACCTGTATGAATGCCTACCATTGTTACCTAACAATGCctccttaaaacaaaaacctattttgtcaatttatttatgtacgtAATGTCATCGCACAATACACAATAAAGTTTAAGGATTCTCCTGAGTTAGCAACCACACCCTGactagtttaacaaataaatctatagtttgtttgtaatttaatatcatcactcagtttattaaatagccatggtgctaagaagttaaatgttttagtataaaaagttaaattaggtttCGGAACAAAAATATTAGAAGTGCTTCTTGTATtcattgtatgcaaaatttcattattttttaaattttttattattaaatacgaatTTCAAGGTTTTAAGTATGAAAAGAGATCTCAATGGTAATATTCTTAGCTGGATAAAACATGGAAAAGACGAATCAAGTCTACTTTTCTTCATAATAATTCTTACAAACACTTTCTGCAAAGTAACAAGtggtttcaaaattttgtaatgtaGGTTCCTCCCCAACATGTAATACCATACTCTAATCTACTATTAACTAGAGCAAAGTAAAGAGTTCTTAGAATACTCTGGGGACACATGTCGCGGACAAAATAGAACAGACGTATactttgtagaattttatttttcaattttgtaagatGTAACTTCCAATTTAAATCTTGGTCCAAtaaaactcctaaatattttgtactggtaCCTTTTTGAACTTTAGCACAATTATCACATACAATTCCACTTTCTAAACAGacttgaaatttataaactaagtcattttgtacattaaaattttgtctcaaagaaaaattaatatacgtagTCTTTTCAGTACTCAAGAccaatttattctttctaaaccACCAGTTAAGAGCATTTAAATCCATTCTCATATTGGAAGTTATAAGTTCCCTTGTCTTCACCTTATAGCAGagagcagtatcatctgcaaaagctgtTTAATTCTCCCTTGAATTTATCCATtacacaaatcattaataaaaattataaacaagattGCACCTAATACagaaccttgtggcactccacAAATAACTTCCCCACTTTCTCGCTAAAACTATTTTCcactttgacacattgctgtcgtttgcttaaataactactaaaccaCTTTTGAGCTGTACCTCTAAATCCACAGTTAACCCAATTTTTTCTAGCAAAATCTCATGATCTACAGTGTCAAATGCCttcttaatatcaataaacagtcCAGTTACAAATTTCCCATCGTTTATCCCCGTATTAATCTTCTCCATAAAGCTGCACAAGGCTAACTCAGTACTTAGTCCTGCCCTAAACCCGTACtgattctttgaaaaaaaattatttttatttaagaaaagcaacattttttctttcataatctttTCAAAAAACCTTAGAAAAGGTTGAAACTAAAGATATGGGTCTAAAATTAGAGCATACATTAGACGGACCCGCTTTGTAAATAGGTATGACAACTGCGTGTTTCAACTTTTGGGAGAATACCCCTGTTTCGAAACTTAAATTCACAATGAAAGTTAAAATGTCCAATATTGCTGgatatattattttcatcatgTTAGAATGTACACCATCTAATCCTGGTGATTTACcgtattttaaggttttaataacCCTCTCTACATCTGAACTTAAAACTGGCTCCATAAAAAAACGAGTTCACTTTGATAATTTGCCGGAAAACTATTGGAATAggtcatattttcaaaattttcacttaGCGTATAGCTTCCCACAACTTCTTGAACAACGCCAAGAAAATACCTATTAAACTCTTCAGCTATATCATTACAATTATCATTAATTTgtccattaatatttaaagatatcttattaCTAGATTTACTCTGACATGTTATTCTGTTTATAGTGTTCCATATGGCCTTAGCATTAcctacattttttttcaaactcaTTTGCATAATACGACAGCTTTGCAAGTCTTATATCTTTTCCTTAGcttgtttctataatttaaataatatttcctaaatctaTCCTCTAAAggtctatttttttattttattatataaataatttcttttctcaATCCTTCTGCATATATTAGTTGAGATCCAtggtttaagttttttattaaagctgTATTTACATTCAGATTCTACCGTACAAGCAGATATACAAGTGTTAAGCTGTGTTTCAAACAGATCATATGCATAAGATGCATCAGTCTGTGATCTAACGATTGACCAGTCTACAGTACGAAGTATACCTATCAGTTTTATCATAACAGACCCTACGCCGTATTGACGCGGGGCGCGGGCGGGGGAGGACCGAGGCGGCAGTCAGCTGTTAGACCAGCCTACCAACCCTCCCCCCGTACCAGCACACCCCAGCCACAGTACCGTCATGTAATGGTCCGTTACCTGAGTCTGCAAAACCTGTGCTTCAAACTCAATCTCACGTTTGCTTACTAATCTAATAAACACATGATCAATACAAGTCTGTGATATATTGGTTACCCGGGTCGGCTCATTTATCAATGATTCAAAGCCAAAACTGGccattagtatttttataattgtctaTATCGTTATTCTCTGAAGAAAGCAAATCCAAATTAATATctcccaaaaatattaaattcttaaagtgtttgtcaaatttatttttcactaaatacATACGTAACTCATCCAAAAAGTAATGCGCTGTAAATTGCAGCAATCTATAGATTGCCAAAATATGAAATTCCCTAcctaaatacataaaactaattttgatcaTGTCAGCTGATAATAATTTTGGTATTCCCTGTTCTAATACATTAATATCACTTTTTACGTAAATAGCTACTCCACCAGAACGACTATTATCATTGGcatttatttatcaaatcataataaggaatgttataataatttgtctcATAAGAGTTAATCCATATTTCAGTAAAGATTATAATATCCGGGTACCTATCCCAGGTTGTAATTTCGGCTAGAAAAGCGTCAAAATTTGATCTCATACTTCGGATATTTTgctgtacaatatttaaagtaacgTTGGATTTGTCAAAATTCGACATTAATTCAGATAAAATCGATACCAAATtagattaaattgaaattaaattagattacatCAACATTAAATTAGATTAGATCGACATTTAATGAGATTAAATCTACATCAAATTAGAATAGATCGACATTACATTAGATTAAATCGATTGATTATTCAAATTGAACAATACagcaaaatatgttttcattttacttacattatttaagCTACAACCCATTGAGGTCAGCCTGGGTTCTTATCTCTACTACTGGTGCTTTTTCTTCCTTCCTCAGCAAGATGTTGCCGTTCCGCAGCCAGATGTACTTGTATCCCCGTTCCTTCCTCAGCTGCCGTGCCTGGGCGAGCAACCTCCTCCGCGCTGGTGACAGAGATTCATTCAGGTAGACAGGGATGTCCATGGTCAGGCCTAGGTGTCGCGTGGAAAAGTCCCTTTTCTTTTCTCGCCTCTTCTTCATCAGTTCCTCCTTATCAGTCCGTCGCACGAATTTCACAACAATCCCTCTAGCCTGGTTTCTCTCCGAGGTTTTCTTGCCGATACGATGACAGGCGTCAATCATGCTGTCGGTGATGTTTACGTCCAGGGCTTTTCCTACCTTCTTAACAAGCTCTGAAACTTGTTCTTCTTTTTCTTCCGGTATTCCCTGAATTTCCACACAGTTCCTTCTAGAATAATTTTCCAAGTCTTCAATTCTTGTCTCAAGCACAACAACATGTTTTTTCAGAGCTACATTTTCACTTTTAAGCTGTTCAATTTCTCTTAGGTAGTCTTCAATTTTCCCCATGCCATCTCGTAACGTTACAGTATTTTCTTCCACCTTGCTGTATAACATTTCATAAGATCTATTGAAATCGGCCGTGTTGGTTTTCTGCTCTTCACGCATCTCTTTCAGGGTGTTCATGATGGTCTCCAAGGTCAAACCCTCTGCTGCGTACTCCAACCTCATGCTCTTTCTTCTCGTCTTGTTGCAGGGATCACACCTCCATCCCGTACCTTGCTCGGTCAGGGTTAGTCCACATCCGGTTGTCCTATATTTACACATTTGCCGTGATACTTTTGAGAACAATCAATGCACTGCACTTTAAACtgatttttcttaattattactaaacatattttgcaattagccattactaaaattaattaaaaattaaaatcaaactattaAACACTTATATACAGGCAAAAGCACGCACTCCTCCACTATTATAGCACAGCTCCGCTGATAAGATAAGCTCCGCACTGATAAACGTCTGCTCCGCTTGAACTCTGACTCATCAATGCTCATAAAGGCTCCATCATATAGGCTCCAATTTAAAACGGTTTGGATTATAATGTCCTAAAGAATTtacgaattataattttaaaacctttagaGATATCACTTTAGAGTTTTAAGATACTCAATGTTTAGAAAACACCTTGTGTATTTAAAAGTGCGTAAAATATCACAATTACTGAAGGTTTTTTTCAAGATTTAGATCGTAATTTGTTACTATAAGAACTTTTCCaagtatttataagaatattgaaatattttcaaatataattccatgaaatatacatgaaatagaATGTccaatgtaagtttttaagtttaatgtaagaagtccaatgtgttttcactgactttttttaattagcaaattatgtcataaatttataacacaataaataccgatgtttttttagttttatttattgtggtataaatttatgacataatttgctaattaaaaaagtcagtgaaaacacattggttagtagagtgaaacgccgccaaccgcatcagaatacgacgatccagtcagaaatggcagggcataatgtacttcacaatgtgtacctaaaataacccg
The sequence above is drawn from the Homalodisca vitripennis isolate AUS2020 unplaced genomic scaffold, UT_GWSS_2.1 ScUCBcl_707;HRSCAF=3297, whole genome shotgun sequence genome and encodes:
- the LOC124370954 gene encoding uncharacterized protein LOC124370954, with translation MRLEYAAEGLTLETIMNTLKEMREEQKTNTADFNRSYEMLYSKVEENTVTLRDGMGKIEDYLREIEQLKSENVALKKHVVVLETRIEDLENYSRRNCVEIQGIPEEKEEQVSELVKKVGKALDVNITDSMIDACHRIGKKTSERNQARGIVVKFVRRTDKEELMKKRREKKRDFSTRHLGLTMDIPVYLNESLSPARRRLLAQARQLRKERGYKYIWLRNGNILLRKEEKAPVVEIRTQADLNGL